The Streptomyces sp. NBC_00597 DNA segment GCAGCCGGCCAGGAGCAGCAGCCCCGCGCCGAGGACCGCCGCCCCGGCCCCGGCGGCGGTCCAGCCGGCGGGTGCGCCGAGGGCGAGGGCGGCCGCCGCCCAGCCGGCCAATGCCGGTACCGCGAGGCGCAGATCCACCGGGCCCGGCCCCTCGGGGCGCTTCACGGCCTGACCAGCTTGCGCAGGTCGGCGAACCGCCGCTCTCCGATGCCGTCGACCTGCCGGAGCTCCTCCACCGAACGGAAGCCGCCGCGGGCGGCCCGGAACTCCACGATGTGCTGCGCGAGGACCGGGCCGACCCCGGGCAGGCCGTCCAGTTGCTCCACGGTGGCCGTGCCGAGGCTGAGCGGCCCGGCACCACCACCGGGGCCCGGGCCTCCCGGGGCGGGCTGCGCCGGTGCACCCACCGCCACCTGCTCGCCGTCCACCAGCACCCGGGCCCGGTTGAGCCCGGTGGTGTCCGTACCGGGCCGCACTCCCCCGGCGGCGGCCAGCGCGTCCTCGACCCGCGAGCCGGTGGGCAGCCGCCGCACGCCGGGGTCACGGACCTTTCCGCTGATGTCGACGACGATCCGCGTGCCGGCTCCGCCGGAGGCGACCGGGGGGCTGGGAGGCGCGGCCGAGGCCGGGGTGACCACCGAGGGCGCGGTCACCGGCTGCGGCCTCGACGTCCAGTACTGCTGGGCCCCGAAGGCGACCGCGGCGACCAGCACCACCGCGCCGGCGGCCACCGAGCGCGGCTCCACCGCGCAGCGCGCCTGTAGCCAGAGCGGCAGCCGCTCCCGCACGGCGAGCCGGAGCGCGGTCCCCCCGGCCAACGGGACCTCCCCCGGCGGACCGGCCACGGACCGGATCGCCGCCCCCGGACCCGGCGCCCCCTCCGGTGACGGGGACTGAGGCGGGGGCTCCGGTGACGGGATCTGCGGCGGGCCGCTGCCGCCGAGCAGGGCTTCGGCCCGGCGGCGCACCGCGGCGGGCTCGGGGTGGTGCGGGCGGGCGCGGCCCCTGCCGTGGCGCAACCGCCCGTCGGAAAAGCGGAGGCGGCCGGGGCCGCCGGTGGCTCCGGAGGAATGCGAAGTGCGTGTACGAAGAGTCATGCCACGACGGTAAGGACGAATCCCGACCGCAGTTCGGATTTATCAATTCCGGTGGATATCCCGGCCGTTGTGGATATCCCCGCCACTCTTTCCGGTGATCAGCGGGGGGAGACGACCGCCGCCAGCAGCCCCGGACCCGTGTGTGCGCCGATCACCGCACCGACCTCGCTGACGTGGAGCTCGACCAGTCCGGGGATGCGCTCGCGCAGCCGCTCCGCGAGCTTTTCCGCCCGTTCGGGGGCCGCGAGGTGGTGCACGGCGACGTCGACGCCGCCCGCCCCGGCGCGTTCCACGGCCAGTTCCTCCAGGCGGGCGATGGCCTTGGAGGCCGTACGCACCTTCTCCAGCATCTCGATCCGCCCGCCCTCCAGCGTGAGCAACGGCTTGACGGCGAGGGCCGAGCCGAGGAGTGCTTGGGCGGCCCCGATACGGCCGCCGCGGCGCAGGTAGTCGAGCGTGTCGACGTAGAAGTACGCGGACATGTCCGCGGCGCGCTTCTCGGCGGCGGCCACGGCCTCGTCGACGGAGCCGCCGGCTTCGGCCGTTTCCGCGGCGGCGAGCGCGCAGAACCCGAGGGCCATCGCGACCATGCCGGTGTCGACGACGCGGACGGGGACCGGGGCGGTCTTGGCGGCGACCACGGCGGCGTCGTAGGTGCCGGAGAACTCGGCGGACAGGTGCAGGCTGACGATGCCGGTAGCGCCGGCCTCCGCGGCTGCCTGGTAGGCCCGTACGAACTCCTCCGGGCTGGGGCGGGACGTGGTGACCGGGCGGCGCTTCTGCAGGGCCAGGGCGAGGCTGCGGGCCGAGATCTCGGTGCCGTCCTCAAGCGCCTCGTCGCCGAGGACCACGGTCAGCGGGACGGAGGTGATTCCGTGCCGCGTCATGGCCGGTCGGGGCAGGTAGGCCGTGGAATCGGTGACGATCGCGACATGGCGGGACATGAGCCGGAGGTTACCGCCAGTGGGGGTGGTACGGCAGCCCAGCCCCTGGCCTGGGGGTGGACGGAGTGGCTGCCCAGCCCCGCCGCGGGCTGCCCGCGCGCCCGGCCGCGGCTCGGCGCGGGGGGTGCCGGGCACGCTCCTGCCGCGCCACCGGAGGTGCTCGGCCGCTCGTCTGCGCCCGCACCCGAGGGCACCCGCTACCCGGGCGGTCGCCCACCGACCCGAGCCCACGTGTCGCAGGCTGCCGCTAGGCACGGCCCCGTCCGGCTCAGTGCCCGGGGGTGCAGGGCCGAAGCTCAGCGCCAGGCCTCAGGACCAGGGCTCGGAGCCAGGGCTCAGGACCAGGGCTCAGCGCCCGGGGCTCGGGACCAGGGCTCGGGACCAGGGCTCGGGACCAGGGCTCGGAGCCAGGGCTCGGAGCCAGGGCTCAGCGCCCGGGGCTCGGGACCAGGGCTCGGGACCAGGGCTCGGGACCAGGGCTCGGGACCAGGGCTCGGAGCCAGGGCTCGGAGCCAGGGCTCAGCGCCCGGGGCTCGGGACCGGGGCTCGGGACCAGGGCTCGGAGCCAGGGCTCAGGACCAGGGCTCAGGACCAGGGCTCAG contains these protein-coding regions:
- a CDS encoding ComEA family DNA-binding protein produces the protein MTLRTRTSHSSGATGGPGRLRFSDGRLRHGRGRARPHHPEPAAVRRRAEALLGGSGPPQIPSPEPPPQSPSPEGAPGPGAAIRSVAGPPGEVPLAGGTALRLAVRERLPLWLQARCAVEPRSVAAGAVVLVAAVAFGAQQYWTSRPQPVTAPSVVTPASAAPPSPPVASGGAGTRIVVDISGKVRDPGVRRLPTGSRVEDALAAAGGVRPGTDTTGLNRARVLVDGEQVAVGAPAQPAPGGPGPGGGAGPLSLGTATVEQLDGLPGVGPVLAQHIVEFRAARGGFRSVEELRQVDGIGERRFADLRKLVRP
- a CDS encoding DegV family protein; this encodes MSRHVAIVTDSTAYLPRPAMTRHGITSVPLTVVLGDEALEDGTEISARSLALALQKRRPVTTSRPSPEEFVRAYQAAAEAGATGIVSLHLSAEFSGTYDAAVVAAKTAPVPVRVVDTGMVAMALGFCALAAAETAEAGGSVDEAVAAAEKRAADMSAYFYVDTLDYLRRGGRIGAAQALLGSALAVKPLLTLEGGRIEMLEKVRTASKAIARLEELAVERAGAGGVDVAVHHLAAPERAEKLAERLRERIPGLVELHVSEVGAVIGAHTGPGLLAAVVSPR